The sequence below is a genomic window from Haemophilus pittmaniae.
AATTCAGTATGAAAAAAGTATTGGCCGCGCTTTTAATGGTGGCTTCAGCGACAGCAATGGCAAATGATGCAGCAATTAAAGCTAAATTACAGACTTTAGGTGCCCGTCAGGTAGAAATTAGTGATTCTCCATTGAAGGGAATTAAAATCGTAAATACTGAACAAGGCCTGTTGTATGCTAGCGAGGACGGCAATTATGTGTTGCAAGGTAAGCTTTATCAATTGACCGATAAAGGGCCGGTTGATGTTGCCGGTAAGGTATTGATGAATAAGCTTAATGCGATGCAGAATGAAATGATTGTGTATCCGGCTAAAAATGAGAAATATGTAGTTACAGTATTTATGGATATTACTTGTCATTACTGTCATTTATTACATCAACAGGTTAAAGAATATAACGATCTTGGGATTACTGTACGTTATTTAGCTTTTCCGCGTACCGGCTTAAATTCCCAAACAGCCCGTCAAATGGAAGCAATTTGGACAGCCGAAGATCGCGCATTTGCTTTAAATGAAGCGGAAAAGGGCAATTTACCCAAAGCCTTAAAAGATCCGAATATTGTGAAAAAACAATATGAATTGGGGATTCAATTTGGCGTAGCTGGGACTCCGAGTATAGTCACCGCTAATGGTGAAGTGTTAGGTGGTTACCTGAAACCGGCCGATTTATTGACGGCATTACAAGGGCAGTAATTTTTAATAGAGAAGGCAATCTGGGAATTGCCTTCTCTTCTGTATTTTTAAGAGAAAACTGATTTCGTGAATAAAATTATCAAGCGTCGTCCCTTATCTGGAAATACTTCACTAGATAGTAATCCTTTATTAGATAGATTGTATCGGGCGCGTAATATCAAAAGTGTTGATGAGTTGGATCGCGGTTTGGGAGCAATGCTAAACCCAAATTTACTGCATGGGATTAAACAGGCGGTTAGTTTGTTGATTGAGGCCCGTCAACAACAGCATAAGATAGTGATCGTGGGGGATTTTGATGCCGATGGGGCAACCAGTACGGCACTAGCCATGGCCGCATTGAAAATGCTTGGCTTTGATAATGTTGATTTTTTAGTTCCAAATCGATTTGAACAAGGATATGGATTAAGTATTCCGGTAGCTGAATTGGCATTACAAAAACAAGTGCAATTGTTGATGACGGTGGATAATGGCGTGTCCTCATTTGAGGGCGTTGAGTTTTTAAAATCTCAGGGCGTTCGGGTATTGATTACCGATCATCATTTACCTCCGGAGCGGTTGCCGCATGCCGATGCAATAGTAAATCCCAATTTGGCTGAATGTAATTTTCCTTCAAAAAATTTGGCAGGTGTCGGCGTTGCTTTTTATTTAATGTTGGCTTTACGCAGTAAATTACGTCAACAGGGCTTTTTTGATAGTTGTAATCAACCTAATTTGGCGGAGTTATTAGATTTAGTTGCGTTGGGGACAATTGCCGATGTGGTACCGCTAGATCAGAATAATCGTATTTTGGCTTATCAAGGATTACAGCGGATTCGGGCAAGATGTTGTCGACCTGGAATTTTAGCGCTGTTGGAGGTTGCCAATCGAGAGACGGAAAAATTAACCGCCGCAGACTTAGGATTTGCAATAGCACCAAGATTAAATGCAGCAGGGCGTTTGGATAATATGTCACTTGGTGTTGAGTTGTTACTGGCTGAGGATATGCAAAAAGCACGGGCGTTGGCACTGGAGCTAGATCAGCTCAATCAAACCCGTAAAGAAATTGAAGCAGGAATGAAATTAGAGGCATTGCAGATTTGTCGTAATTTGTTTAATCATAAATCATCATTATCCGCTGAGGAACAAACGGAGATGAACCCCTTGGTTACAGAGATGCCTTTGGGGATAGCGCTTTACCAGGCGGATTGGCATCAAGGTGTATTAGGTATTTTGGCATCCCGAATTAAGGATCAATACCATCGACCAGTCATTGCTTTTGCTCGTGAACAGGATGGTCTGTTGAAAGGTTCCGCACGTTCAATAGAGGGCGTGCATATGCGTGATTTATTGGAGCGCATTTCTTTAATTCATCCGGATATGATTTTAAAATTTGGTGGACATGCTATGGCGGCCGGATTAAGTATTCGTGAAACGGATTTCACTAAATTCCAGCAAATTTTTTCACAAACCGTTGGCGAATGGTTGGATGAGAGTGCTTTACAAGGTGTCATTTGGAGTGATGGTGAGTTAGCCGCCAATGATTTAACAATAAATACTGCACAATTATTAAAGAGTGGTGGGCCTTGGGGGCAAGGATTCCCAGAGCCTTTATTTGATGGAGAGTTCAACATTCTACAGCAACGTTTGATTGGTGCGCAGCAGAATCATTTAAAGATGTTATTGGAGCCAAAAAATGGCGGAGCCTTATTAGATGGCATCGCATTTAATATCGATACTCGTTATTTCCCCGATCTTTCTATAAAACAGGCGCGTTTGGCTTATAAACTGGATATTAATGAATACCGTGGGCAGCGTAATATTCAGTTGTTGGTTGATTACATTGAGCCACTGAATGGATAACAATAAATGAAATATCTATCGATTCATCGCACGCTCATTTTATTATTCATCCAGCTGTTGGCCTTAAATGTATTTGCTGTGCAGCGAGGGAATCAGGAATTTTCCAAACAAAGTTCACCGCATTTACCACCGGTTGAGATAAATCAGTTCATTGATGGACGGGATTATTTTTCTTATCAGGAACCGATTTTACAACCAGTTTTGCAGGATGGACGAATTTCGGTTCGTTTTTTCTTTGAATACGATTGTCGGGTATGTTCCTCAGCACAGGATATTTTGCAGTTATTTAGTCAGTTAAGACCAAATAAAATTTTGTTACAAGAATTTCCAGTAGCGACGGAAGAAAGTCAATTTTCAGCTTTGGTGTTTTATACTTTAATAGGTCTAGGAATGCCGGAGCTTTCCGATAAATTACTTTTTGAAACCTCAGAAAAAGGTCGCTTTGCCGAATTGGCAACTCTAGACAAGATACGTCGTTGGGCTATTTCTCAAGGGATTGATAAGAATGAATTTTCACGGGTTCTGCATTCTCAAGAAGTACAAAAATCACTGAAAGAAGCAATAAGTTTAACTGAAGAATATGGGGTTTTTACTTTTCCTTATGTGGTCTTGGATGGACGTTATGTGTTAACGGCAAGTACTTTGTATAACGATGATTATGCTGTGGCAGTACTAGATTTTTTAGTAAATAAAATAGAACAGGAAAGAAAAAAATAATGAAGATTGGGATTGTGGGTGCGATGGCACAAGAGGTGGAAATTTTATCTCAATTAATGACAGATAAAGTTGAAACTAAAATTGCGAGTGCGGTGATTTTGGAAGGTAAAATTAATGGCAAAGAGGTTGCGTTATTGCAATCCGGCATCGGCAAAGTCGCTGCTGCTATTGGTACGACAGCATTATTACAACTGTCTCGTCCTGATGTGGTGTTAAATACTGGATCGGCCGGCGGTATCGCAAAAGGTTTAAAGGTTGGTGATATTGTCATTTCGGATGAAACTCGTTATCACGATGTGGATGTTACCGCATTTGGGTATGAAAAAGGGCAATTACCAGCGAATCCGGCAGCATTTCTTTCCGACAAAAACTTAGCTGAGCTGGCGGAAGAGATTGCTTTATCGCAAGGGCAAAATGTAAAACGTGGTTTGATTTGTTCGGGTGATAGTTTCATCAATAGTGAGGATAAAATTAACCAAATTAAGGCAGATTTTCCTCATGTAACAGCAGTTGAAATGGAAGCAACAGCAATTGCACAAGTTTGTCATGCCTTTAACGTACCTTTTGTGGTTGTTCGAGCTATTTCTGATGCAGGCGATGGCGAAGCGAGTATGTCTTTTGAAGAGTTCTTACCGTTAGCTGCAAAACAGTCTTCGGCATTAGTATTAGGGATGATAGATAGACTGTAGATAATCTTTTAATAAGATAATAAATTCTAAAATTGAATAATGAACATTATTTAAAAAGGCATAGTTAATTAACTATGCCTTTTTATATAAACCCCATTAGAATTTATAGTTTAAACTGAGAATATAAGTTCTTCCTCGTGCAAAATTGTAAAGCACAGATTTATCTTTTATTCCGTTTTCGCAAGTATCATTTTTGCTACAAATGGAATCATTTAAGCTTGAATAATATCGTTGAGATGCCGCATCATTGCCTGAGTCTAAAGGATCAACATAACGTTTATCTAACAGGTTCTGTACTTCGGCTTTGATAATAAAATCTTTGATAGGTTCGTAACTTATATGCAAATCTAAAATAATCGGTTGTTTATTAATTTCCTCTGTTTTTTTAATTGCATAATAAGTTCTTTCATGACTAGTATTTAATTCAAATTCAGAACCGTTAATATAGTCTTCTTGAATGGTTGCCCGTTTACTTTTCCCATAGTAACGAGCAGCGATACCAACAGTTAATTTTTGATCAAACCAGCGAGAGCCAAGTTCTAATCTTCCATAATCTTTAGGTAACATTGAAATACGGGATAGACCATAGCCTTGTTTTAGAATGTCATCTTTTGATGCGTTGTTAGGACGTGGACTTGCATCTGCATAATTGGTTGGTTGATTTGTTCGTTGATATGCATAAGACAGATTTGCAAAGAAACGTCCCATGTCATAGTTAATTTCTAACTCAACACCGCTTTTTTTCACAATAGGCTTATAATTTTGATGAGCAATGGTAAATCTAAATCCATTATTAGCTGCCCAGTCAGGAACAACGCCATCTCTCCACCATACACCATATACATTATGAATATAATTTTTGATGAAACTACGATATCCCACTAGTTTTAAACCTAGAACATCTTCTTCTGTAAAAACAGCTTTTTTATAGGTATTAAACCCAAGTTGATAAGTTTCAGCTCGCTCAGGTTTTAATGCCGTATTTACGCCGACATCAGAGACTTGAGAGAAGAACATTTCTTGAATATTTGGCATTCTATGTGTGCGCGAATAGGTGAAAAACGGCATAAAATAATCAT
It includes:
- the dsbC gene encoding bifunctional protein-disulfide isomerase/oxidoreductase DsbC, which codes for MKKVLAALLMVASATAMANDAAIKAKLQTLGARQVEISDSPLKGIKIVNTEQGLLYASEDGNYVLQGKLYQLTDKGPVDVAGKVLMNKLNAMQNEMIVYPAKNEKYVVTVFMDITCHYCHLLHQQVKEYNDLGITVRYLAFPRTGLNSQTARQMEAIWTAEDRAFALNEAEKGNLPKALKDPNIVKKQYELGIQFGVAGTPSIVTANGEVLGGYLKPADLLTALQGQ
- the recJ gene encoding single-stranded-DNA-specific exonuclease RecJ; the protein is MNKIIKRRPLSGNTSLDSNPLLDRLYRARNIKSVDELDRGLGAMLNPNLLHGIKQAVSLLIEARQQQHKIVIVGDFDADGATSTALAMAALKMLGFDNVDFLVPNRFEQGYGLSIPVAELALQKQVQLLMTVDNGVSSFEGVEFLKSQGVRVLITDHHLPPERLPHADAIVNPNLAECNFPSKNLAGVGVAFYLMLALRSKLRQQGFFDSCNQPNLAELLDLVALGTIADVVPLDQNNRILAYQGLQRIRARCCRPGILALLEVANRETEKLTAADLGFAIAPRLNAAGRLDNMSLGVELLLAEDMQKARALALELDQLNQTRKEIEAGMKLEALQICRNLFNHKSSLSAEEQTEMNPLVTEMPLGIALYQADWHQGVLGILASRIKDQYHRPVIAFAREQDGLLKGSARSIEGVHMRDLLERISLIHPDMILKFGGHAMAAGLSIRETDFTKFQQIFSQTVGEWLDESALQGVIWSDGELAANDLTINTAQLLKSGGPWGQGFPEPLFDGEFNILQQRLIGAQQNHLKMLLEPKNGGALLDGIAFNIDTRYFPDLSIKQARLAYKLDINEYRGQRNIQLLVDYIEPLNG
- a CDS encoding thiol:disulfide interchange protein DsbA/DsbL yields the protein MKYLSIHRTLILLFIQLLALNVFAVQRGNQEFSKQSSPHLPPVEINQFIDGRDYFSYQEPILQPVLQDGRISVRFFFEYDCRVCSSAQDILQLFSQLRPNKILLQEFPVATEESQFSALVFYTLIGLGMPELSDKLLFETSEKGRFAELATLDKIRRWAISQGIDKNEFSRVLHSQEVQKSLKEAISLTEEYGVFTFPYVVLDGRYVLTASTLYNDDYAVAVLDFLVNKIEQERKK
- a CDS encoding 5'-methylthioadenosine/adenosylhomocysteine nucleosidase, whose translation is MKIGIVGAMAQEVEILSQLMTDKVETKIASAVILEGKINGKEVALLQSGIGKVAAAIGTTALLQLSRPDVVLNTGSAGGIAKGLKVGDIVISDETRYHDVDVTAFGYEKGQLPANPAAFLSDKNLAELAEEIALSQGQNVKRGLICSGDSFINSEDKINQIKADFPHVTAVEMEATAIAQVCHAFNVPFVVVRAISDAGDGEASMSFEEFLPLAAKQSSALVLGMIDRL